The sequence below is a genomic window from Zhongshania aliphaticivorans.
AGCCCGGCGCCATCCACTGACTGCCAAACACGCTGAAAACCATCGGCAAAAATAAGGGCGCCGATAAAATGGCGCCAATAATAACGGCGCGGGCTTCTTTATTGGAGGCGCTGTTTTGTGTATCTGATTTTACCTTGGCGTGCTCAGTGTCTAGCGATGCTTGGTAACCCGCATTGCTGACGGCCGCGATTAATTCGGCGCTGCTAATGGCATCTTTAGCAATTTCAATATTGGCGATTTCTGTTGCTAAATTTACGCTCACCGCAAGCACACCGGGTGTTGCCTGCAAGGCTTTTTCAATTCGGCCAACGCAAGAGGCGCAGCTCATGCCGTCAATGTTAAGGCGAACCGTGCTAGTACTTACATGGTAGCCGGCATTTTCAACTGCCGCGCTCAGTTGTTCGCTGGGCACCGCTTTGGCTAAGGTAATTTGCGCCGTTTCGGTGGCTAAATTAACGCTAACGCTGGCAACGCCATCGACGGCGTTTAAGGCTTTTTCAATATGGCTGACGCAGGAAGCGCAGCTCATGCCTTCTATGCCAAAGCGGAGTTTCTGGTGAGTCGAGTGGGTGTTAGGTGCGGCTGCAGTCATGGCTAGCTCCTTTACTCATGGTTAGCGAGTGCTATCGGTGACGCCTGATAGCCCGCCTCAGCTATGGCGGCAATGATGGTGTCGGAATCAATGTCGGCGTCGTTAACGATGATGTCTGCTGTTTTAGCCGCCAAATTAATCTCGACCCCGTCAATACCGTCAAGTTCATTGAGCGCCCGTGTGATCCTGCCTACGCAGGCGCCGCAGTTCATGCCAAGAATAGTCAGTTGCAACGTCGTTTTATTGTGAACACTGCTAGGGGTATTACGTTTAGATGCGCTCATGATTAAGCCCTCCGTTGATCGAGGCTTGATCATTGACCTTACCACAATGGTAAGGTCAAGGGCTTTATTAACATTATCCGGCGAGACGTTCGCGCTCTCTGCCAATGAGAATTGGCGCGCTGAGTTGCTCCCGTACTGGCGTGATTGTTTGCGGGGCAAACACGCTGAACTGCATTAAACGTAGCCGCAAGGTGGCGCCGATCTGGAAGCGGGGCACATCGTGATGTAAATGCGGCAACTCGACACGAAGGGTGGAATGGCTTTGGGCAAAAGTGCTATGTGCAAAGCTAACTTCGGCGCGCACAATTGGCCCGGTGCGTTGAATGCTATTTACCACCACGTCTATGCCCGCTTGCTCAGCGTCGGCAATGCGTAAATCGCTGGGGCGAACATAAACATCGACCGCGCCCTCATCCAGCACGGCAGTATTTGCCGTGCTTGGATAGGCACCGATTGCTGAGTCGCCAACATGCACTACGTCGCCCCGCCATTGCGCGGCGATAATATTACTGTCGCCTAAAAAGTCGAACACCAGAGGCGAGGCGGGTTGTTCATAAACTTGATCGACACTGCCGAGCTGGGCGATTTCGCCTTTTTGCATAATTACCACCCGGTCGGCCAATTCTAGCGCTTCCTCTTGATCGTGGGTAACGAACACCGTAGTGACGCCGGTTTGCTGGTGCAAATCTCGCAGCCATTGCCGCAGTTCTTTGCGGACTTTGGCGTCTAGGGCGCCGAAGGGTTCGTCAAGAAGCAGAACTTTGGGGTCGATAGCCAAAGCGCGGGCAAGGGCCACCCGCTGACGCTGGCCGCCAGACAATTGGTGGGGATAGCGATCTTCTAAACCGCCCAATTGCACTAGCTTTAATAATTCATCGGCGCGGGCGCGAATCGCTGCAGCGGGGCGACGAAAGGCGCGGGTTTTAACCCGCAAGCCAAAGCTCACGTTCTCGCGCAGGGTCATGTGCTTGAACAAGGCGTAATGCTGAAACACAAAACCAATTTGCCGCTCACGCAATGGGGTGTTGGCCATGTCGACCCCATCAAAGTAAACGCTGCCAGTGTCGGCACTTTCTAGGCCGGCAATAATGCGCAGTAAGGTGGTTTTGCCTGAACCAGATGGCCCGAGCAGCGCGAGTAGTTCACCAGACTGAATATTAAGACCCACATTGTCGAGGGCTTTGAATTGGCCAAACTGTTTGCTTATGCCGCTTAATTGAATTTCCATTGTTTGTGTTTCCAATAAGGTCGAGATTAATGTTTTAAACCGTGGGCTTTTTCGAGCACGGCTTTTATGGCCAGCGTCACGAGTGCCAATGAGGCTAAAATCGAGGCCATGGCAAAGGCGGCGGCAAAGTTGTATTCGTTGTAAAGAATTTCCACGTGCAGGGGCAGGGTATTGGTTTCACCGCGAATATGCCCAGACACCACCGACACCGCACCGAACTCACCCATGGCCCGTGCATTACAGAGCAGCACACCATAGAGCAGGCCCCAGCGAATATTGGGCAGGGTGACATGCCAAAACGTCTGCCAACCGTTGGCGCCGAGACTCAGGGCAGCTTGTTCTTCGTCGCTGCCTTGTTCCTGCATTAACGGGATCAACTCCCGCGCAATGAACGGAAAGGTGACAAAGATACTGACCAACACAATGCCGGGCAGGGCAAACAAAATTTGAATATCGGTGTTGTCTAGTAAGGGCGCCGCCCAGCCGCTGGCGCCAAACATCAGCACAAAGATCAAACCGGTGACCACTGGCGATACCGAAAATGGCAAATCAATCAGGGTGGTTAATAAGACCTTGCCGCGAAACTCAAACTTGGCAATTGACCAGGCTGCTGCGACCCCAAAAATAAGATTCAAGGGTACGGAAATCGCCGAGGCGATGATCGTGAGCCTAATTGCCGCTAGGCCGTCGGCATCGCTCAAGGCCTTGCCGTAGGTTTGCCAGCCATTGCGTAATGCTTCGGCGAACACGGTAAATAAGGGCAGTAGCAAAAACAGTATTAAAAAACTCAGCGCAATAGTCGTTAATACCCAGCGCGTGAGCTTGCCTTCACTAATAGCCGAATGGCCTGCCACTTTTATACTATTTTTCTGCGTAGACGGGTTCATGCGACAAACCCCTTATCTGGAGCAGCATTTACATTGCCCGAGCTAGCTTTATAACGCTGACTCCAGGCTTGTAAGGCATTAATGAGAATCAGCAGCACAAAGGAAATGAGCAACATGGCGGCGGCCACTGCGGTGGCGCCAGCGTAATCGTATTCTTCTAATTTAATCACAATGAGTAAGGGTGCTACTTCGGACACATAGGGCACGTTACCAGCAATAAAAATCACCGAGCCGTATTCGCCAACGCCACGTGCAAAGGCCAGCGCAAAGCCGCTTAATAAAGCCGGTAGCAGGGTGGGAAATACCACGTGATACAGGGTTTGCCAACGGCTGGCGCCAAGCGAGGCGGCGGCTTCTTCAAGTTCTTTTTCCAGTTCCCGCAACACCGGCTCTACACTGCGCACCACAAAGGGTAAGCCGATAAAGGTCAGCGCAATCACAATACCAATGGGGGTAAATGCAATTTCAATACCGACCATGTTAAACAAGTTACCGAGCCAGCCGCTACCCGAGTAAAGAGTGCTTAGCGCAATACCGGCAACCGCCGTTGGTAGAGCGAAGGGCAGGTCGATAATGGCATCGAATAGACCCTTGCCAGTAAAGTCATAACGCACAAACACCCACGCAATAATTAGACCAAACACTGCATTGATAATGGCCGCCGCTAAGGCGGTGGTGAAGGAGATCATCAAGGCGTGGGTCACCCGTTCACCCGTGATTAAATCCCAAAATTGCGCCAGACCTAATTCGGCGGTTTTAAAGAATAAGCCCGACAGCGGAATAACGACGATGAGCGCGAGATATAGCACGGTGTAAAATAGCGCGGGCGCAAAGCCCGGTAGCGGCGACTTAGTTTTGAATTTCATACTGATTTCAGCCTTAGCCTTTATTGTTGAGGTCACCGTAATTAACGACGTGGCCGATAGAGTTGGTCAAACACGCCGCCATCTTTAAAGTGCTTGGCTTGCACCTGCTCCCAGCCGCCAAATTCTTGGTTGATATTGACTAACTTGAGTTCGGGTAAATGAGGGATCTCCGCGCTGCTTATCAGCTCAGGTTTGGCTGGGCGGAAGTAATGTTTGGCGATAATGGTTTGCCCTTGGGGGCTGTATAAATATTCGAGATAGCCTTGCGCAATAGTGGCCACGCCGTGCTTTTGGGCGTTAGCAGCAACCACGGCAACCGGCGGTTCTGCCTTAATCGATATGGACGGCAGTACAATTTCAAATTTGTCGGCGCCAAATTCATTGAGGGCTAAATACGCTTCGTTTTCCCAAGTAATAAGCACGTCGCCAATGCCGCGTTGGGCGAAGGTGGTGGTTGCAGCTCTTGCTCCGGTGTCTAATACGCTGACCCGTTTGAATAAGGTGCTGATAAATTCTTCCGCAGCGGCATCGCTGCCGTAGGCGTGCTTAGCAAACGCGTAGGCGGCCAAGTAATTCCAGCGCGCGCCCCCCGAGGTTTTCGGGTTGGGGGTAACCACACTAATGCCGGGTTTGATTAAGTCTGGCCAGTCGTGGATTTTCTTGGGGTTGTTTTTGCGTACCAGCAGCACAATGGTGGACGTGTAGGGGGCACTATTACTGGCAAGTTGCGATTGCCAGTTTTCCGCCAATTTGCCGGTTTGCTTGCTGATGACGTCGATGTCGTAGGCCAGCGCCAGCGTCACCACATCGGCGGATAAACCATCGATTACTGAGCGAGCTTGTTTGCCGGAACCGCCGTGAGACTGCTTGATGGCAATTTGGTCACCGGTTTTTTCCTTCCAGTAGCGACTGAACTCAGCGTTAAACTCTTGATACAGTTCCCGGGTTGGATCGTAGGAAACATTTAGTAAGCTGTAATCTTTGGCATCAACTGTTGTGCTGGATAGCAAACTGGCGAGTACTAATGACCCCGCAAAGGGCGCAAACAAACGAGTTCGGCGTGAGGTTTTCATTTAGCGTCCTATAAGACAGAAAGTGGCGTTTGTCATCTTGTTATCAAACTTTATGCCAGATTCAATGGTGATATTAAGCTATTGTTTTATAAGAATATTTTTATATCACTTTATTGATTTAGAAATAATTAGTCATATATGAAGTATTTGTGCGCTATATTTGGCGGAATTTACGCTAATTAAGACGCCATAAATGACCGTTAAAGCTGACAAACACCTCCTTGCCCTGTGGACTGAAGCGGGAAAGCATGCCGTGCTTAGCGACTTAATGCCGTCGCTTATTGAGGTGTTACGGGAAATAGCGCGCATCGACGAGCTGTACTTATTTGCGTTTAATGGCGCCGATGAGTGGCGCTTAAGCGGTGGTTGGCGCGATGAGCATGTGCCCGAGAGATTAAGCCAGCAGGCGATTACTGATGCCTCGGCGTTAGACACAATCCAGCGCTGGGCGCGCGCTACTGCACAGCTAAGTGAGCAAAGCGATGCCAGGCATCGGGCTGCGCTCAAGGTTCTGCTGGGCTCAGATTACGACGATGGAATATCCCTGTTAATACCGCTGCGGCGTGACACCGGCATGCTGGGTGTTGCGGTCTTGATTTGCGAATCGGCATGCACGCGTAGTCAATGCGAGCAGCTCATGGCCCTTGCCGAACCACTGCTGGCCTGCATCGAAAATGACCAACAACTTACTCATATTCAGCGCTTGCGGGCCAAGGCTGAGGCGGATCGTCAAAACCTTTTGGGCCGTTTGGGGCTGCGTTCTATTTCAGAGAATATTGTCGGCGTCGATGGCGGGTTAAAGCAGGTGATGCGCCGTGTTAATCAAGTTGCGCCAAGCCCTGCTGGGGTCCTTATTCTAGGTGAAACCGGCGCGGGCAAAGAGGTCATCGCCCGCGCGATTCACGAGCGCTCAGCGCGCCATAACGGGCCGTTTCTGCGCGTTAACTGCGGCGCGCTGCCCCCAGAACTGATTGACTCCGAATTATTCGGTCACGAAAAAGGCAGCTTCACCGGCGCGCTAGCCAGCCGACGCGGGTGGTTTGAACGGGCAGGGGGAGGCACATTATTTCTCGACGAGGTCGGTGAGCTTCCCCCCGCCGCGCAGGTGCGGTTACTGCGGGTGTTGCAAGACGGGATTATTCAAAAAGTCGGCAGTGAGCATGATGTACAAGTTGATGTTAGGGTGATTGCAGCCACTCATCGCGACCTTCCTAAGATGGTACAAGAGGGCAGTTTTCGCGAGGATTTGTGGTATCGCCTCGCCGTGTTTCCGATAATCTTACCAACCCTGAACGAACGACTTGACGATATTGAAGACCTCGCCAAGCATTTTATTCAGCGCGCCGCGATGCGCATGGGGGTGCCCGTACCACCGCTGTCGGCCGCAGATGTGCGCAATTTAAAGCGCTATAGCTGGCCTGGTAATATCAGGGAGTTAGGCTCGGTACTTGAGCGTGCGGTAATACTGGGTCACGGAGAATACCTTGATTTAGAGATGGCGCTGGGCGCGCCATCGCCCAAACCACGTGCTGTTCTTAACCAAGCTAGCCCGGCTGGCAAGAATAATGCCCCGGAAAATGAGTCTTTAGAGGCGGTCATCGCCGCGCATATCAAGCATATTCTCACCGAGACCAAGGGTCGAGTAGACGGCCCTTATGGCGCGGCTAAACGTTTAGACATCAATGTCAGTACCCTGCGCGCCAAGTTGCGAAGGTTGGGTATTGATGCCAATGAATTTAAAAATAATGAACAGTTCTAAACGCTCCTTGTTTTATTAACTAAGGGTTAACGGGTCTAGGGATTTAATCCACGACCAAAAATGTTATGCTTTTCAGAGTTATTTGATTTCAACGGGTTTATGTATCTGTATGCATAAAAAAGCATTGTCCTATATATTGTTAGTCTTGATTGCTTTGCAGTCATTGACAACAATGGCCGATGTGCATCCCATAAATCACGCGGACACGGTTCATTTTTCTGGCGATGAGGCGCATAGCAACGCGTCGGAAAAAGGCGAGGACTCAGGGCAAGAAACTACCGCCCCCTCGCAACTTGATCTTACCGCAGACGGTTTGTCTCATTGTCATCACCATGGCTGTCTTGGTCATTTCTACTTGTCTGGCAAGCTCGCAGAGCCAGATTTTCTGCAACACAATCAATTTCATAGTCATTACCACGCCAGTATTCCTACGGCCCCGTTTTCCTTGCTCTACCGCCCTCCAATAGTCTGATTTTACTCATTAAGTCATTTACCGGTATTGCGCTTTTCGCGGCAATGCACGGAATTAATTTTCTTAAATAAGTAGGATCGAACTATGTTAGCCATGCCCACAAGGCCGAGTTTCGGCGGGTGGAATCGGCGGGTGTTAAGCGCCCGCTGTATTCTGTGTTGTTTATTATTTGCTTTTTCTTCAGGGCTAAGTGCAGCGCTACCAGCGCTGTCTTTGGCGGATGCTGTGCAGCGTTCCCTGGCCCAAAATCCACGTTTAAAAGTCTTTCCGTTTCGCGCTGCGGCCCTGCAAGGGCAGGCCGAAACCGCCAAGTTGCGCCCAGCTTATGAACTTGGTGTAGATGCAGAGAATCTTGGTGGCTCTGGCGAGTTCGCGGGGGTTGACGGCGCAGAACTGACTGTTGCCTTGTCTTCGGTTATCGAAATGGGCGATAAGCGGGCTGCGCGGCAAGGGCTTGTGTCGAATAGCTACGCAGTGCTGGAGGCCACGCGGCAGGTGGAATCACTTGCGCTATTGGGCGAAGTTACCCGTCGCTACGTTGCGGTGTTAACTGCCCAGAAAAAGGTCGCCTTAGCAGCAGAAGACGTTGAACTGGCCGAAGAAAGCTTAGCCGTCGTCGCTAAGCGGGCTAAGGCGGGCGCTACGCCGGAGGTGGAAGTGAAGCGTGCGCAGGCGGCTAGTGCGCAGGCGAAGCTGAGCTTGCTCGCAGAACAACAGCATTTTGCCTATTTGAAGATGGCCTTGGCTGCACTGTGGGCTTCGACTACGCCAGACTTCAATGCTGTGCAAGGTGACCTATTCCAGTTTGGCGCGGATGTGGGATTTGAGAGCCTGTATACCAAGCTTGAAAAAAATCCCGCAATTGAAGTTTTCGCTGCTGAGTCTCGCCTCAAAGAGGCCGAGCTTCGACTTGCGCGAACCGAGGCGCGTGCAGACATCAGCTGGTCATTTGGTGTGCGTCAATTCCAAGCAAATAACGACACGGCGTTGCTTGCAGGATTCAGCGTGCCCTTGTTTTCAGGCAAGCGAAATTCCGGCGCGATCAAAACGGCCTACGCCGAGAAAAATCAAATATTGATACAGCGCGAAGCGGCGCTACTTGAATTACACACACAGTTGTACCGCGCATTTTATAGCCGACAACAAGCGATTGTTGCGGTTAAGACCTTAGGCATCACGATTATTCCTGCACTTGAACAGGCCTTAAGCGCAACCCAAACGGCTTATGAAGGCGGGCGCTATGGCTATCTCGACTACGTTAGTGCGCGGCAGGAGTTACTGGCGGCAAGGCGCGGACGGATTGAAGCGGCCGCTGCCGCTTTGCAGTATGGCGCCGAGATTGAACAGCTAACCGGTCAATCCCTTTCCGCACAAGCTCTGCGCGCAAACCATCGTGCTGAGGCGCATGACGACAGAGCCAATACCTATTCAGGAACATTCCAATGAACGTAATTACATTGAAAACTCATTCCGCTTTTAAGCTGCTTAGTGCGTGCTTGTTAATGATGTTGTTCGCGGTTCAGGTCTGCGCAGCAGGCAGTGAACGTGAGCAGGCCAGCCACGACGAGCATGAAGAACATGGCGAAGAAGCTCATATCGCGCTGACGCAGGCGCAAATAGCCCACGCGGGTCTTTCGCTAACAAGCGCCACAGGAGGCACTATTCGCGAGGTGTTGCCGGTTTATGGCGTGGTTGCGGCGAATGCCGAGCGAGTGCAGTCAGTACACGCGCGGTATCGCGGTATTGTTCGCGATCTTAATAAAAGTCTTGGCGATACCGTTCACAAAGGTGAAGCGCTGGTGGCCGTGGAGGCCAACGAGAGTTTAAAAACCTATGCAATCACGTCGGCGCTAAATGGCGTGATTACCCAGCGCAATGCCAATGTTGGTGAACAAACTGGCGATGCGCCACTGTTAGTTGTGCAGGATTTTTCCACTCTCTGGGTGGAGCTTTCAATTTTTCCAAAAGACCTTGGCGACATAAAACTAGGTCAAAGTGTGCGTATTATTAGCCTTGATTCAACACAGACTGCCGATGGCAAAATTATTTATATTGCCCAGCAAAGTAGTGGTGTTAACCAGGCTATTACTGCGCGGGTACTTATTGATAATCAAGGTGGCGAGTGGAAACCTGGCATTTTTGTTAAAGCGCAAATCACCCGCGCTGAAATTGCGGCGCCGGTGATCCTTCGCAACGAGGCTATTCAAATTATCGACAATGCGCCGGTTATTTTTGTGCAGGGCGAGGAGGGCTTTGAGCCGCGGCTTGTGACACTGGGGCGCAGCGATGGTGAGGTGAGTGAGGCCTTGAGCGGGCTTAGCATTGATGAAGTGTATGTCAGCAAAAACAGCTTTGTACTGAAATCCGAATTGGGCAAAGAGGACGCTGAACATGGACACTAATCAAAAACAATCAGCCCACTGTTTAACACCCAGCCCGCAAGGCGCTGGGCGCGGTGACGGTACCAGCGCATACGAACTGCAAGCAGGAGTTCGCTATGATCGATAAATTAATTCAGTTTTCTATCGCGCGGCGCTGGCTAGTGATGTTTCTGGTCTTTGCTACGGCGGTCTTAGGCGCTTGGAATTACCAGCAGCTGCCGATAGACGCCGTACCCGACATTACCAATGTGCAAGTGCAGATTAATACCGAGGCCCAAGGCTATTCGCCATTGGAGGTAGAGCAGCGCATTACGTATCTGGTGGAATTAGCCATCACCGGATTGCCGAATGTAGCAAGCACCCGTTCGCTTTCACGCTATGCCCTGTCTCAGGTAACGGTGGTGTTTGAAAAGGGCACCGATATTTACTTTGCCCGCAATCTAATCAACGAACGCCTACAGCAAGCAAAAAGCGAAATGCCTGCGGGCATTGAACCCGTTATGGGGCCGGTGGCCACGGGCCTCGGTGAAATATTTCATTATGCGGTTCACGCTACACCAGGCGCGGTGCAGCCAAGCGGTGAAGCTTATGACGCTACCGCGCTGCGCACCTTGCAGGACTGGGTGATTCGGCCACAGCTGCGCCTGGTTGCGGGCGTAACCGAAGTGAACACCATTGGCGGTTTTGAAAAGCAATTTCATATCAGCCCAGAACCCGCAAAACTACTGGCCTACCGGCTTAGCTTTGATGACGTGGTGCAGGCACTGAAAGCCAATAACGCCAATGTTGGCGCGGGCTATATTGAGAAAAACGGCGAGCAATACCTAATTCGTGCACCTGGGCAGGTCGCCGACATTGCCGAAATTAAGCGCATTATCCTTGCCCGCCGTGGGGGAATACCGATAACCGTAGCCGATGTAGCCGACGTTGGCTTTGGCAAAGAGTTGCGCACTGGCGCGGCAACCCTCGATGGTAAAGAGACGGTGTTGGGCACTGCCGTGATGCTGCTCGGCGGCAATAGCCGAACGGTTTCCCAAGCGGTGTCGGCCAAGCTAAAGGAGATCAACAAAACCCTTCCCGACGGCGTGATTGCCGAGCCAGTGTATGACCGCACGGTACTGGTTGAT
It includes:
- a CDS encoding sigma-54 interaction domain-containing protein, encoding MTVKADKHLLALWTEAGKHAVLSDLMPSLIEVLREIARIDELYLFAFNGADEWRLSGGWRDEHVPERLSQQAITDASALDTIQRWARATAQLSEQSDARHRAALKVLLGSDYDDGISLLIPLRRDTGMLGVAVLICESACTRSQCEQLMALAEPLLACIENDQQLTHIQRLRAKAEADRQNLLGRLGLRSISENIVGVDGGLKQVMRRVNQVAPSPAGVLILGETGAGKEVIARAIHERSARHNGPFLRVNCGALPPELIDSELFGHEKGSFTGALASRRGWFERAGGGTLFLDEVGELPPAAQVRLLRVLQDGIIQKVGSEHDVQVDVRVIAATHRDLPKMVQEGSFREDLWYRLAVFPIILPTLNERLDDIEDLAKHFIQRAAMRMGVPVPPLSAADVRNLKRYSWPGNIRELGSVLERAVILGHGEYLDLEMALGAPSPKPRAVLNQASPAGKNNAPENESLEAVIAAHIKHILTETKGRVDGPYGAAKRLDINVSTLRAKLRRLGIDANEFKNNEQF
- a CDS encoding sulfate ABC transporter substrate-binding protein — protein: MKTSRRTRLFAPFAGSLVLASLLSSTTVDAKDYSLLNVSYDPTRELYQEFNAEFSRYWKEKTGDQIAIKQSHGGSGKQARSVIDGLSADVVTLALAYDIDVISKQTGKLAENWQSQLASNSAPYTSTIVLLVRKNNPKKIHDWPDLIKPGISVVTPNPKTSGGARWNYLAAYAFAKHAYGSDAAAEEFISTLFKRVSVLDTGARAATTTFAQRGIGDVLITWENEAYLALNEFGADKFEIVLPSISIKAEPPVAVVAANAQKHGVATIAQGYLEYLYSPQGQTIIAKHYFRPAKPELISSAEIPHLPELKLVNINQEFGGWEQVQAKHFKDGGVFDQLYRPRR
- a CDS encoding TolC family protein, producing the protein MLAMPTRPSFGGWNRRVLSARCILCCLLFAFSSGLSAALPALSLADAVQRSLAQNPRLKVFPFRAAALQGQAETAKLRPAYELGVDAENLGGSGEFAGVDGAELTVALSSVIEMGDKRAARQGLVSNSYAVLEATRQVESLALLGEVTRRYVAVLTAQKKVALAAEDVELAEESLAVVAKRAKAGATPEVEVKRAQAASAQAKLSLLAEQQHFAYLKMALAALWASTTPDFNAVQGDLFQFGADVGFESLYTKLEKNPAIEVFAAESRLKEAELRLARTEARADISWSFGVRQFQANNDTALLAGFSVPLFSGKRNSGAIKTAYAEKNQILIQREAALLELHTQLYRAFYSRQQAIVAVKTLGITIIPALEQALSATQTAYEGGRYGYLDYVSARQELLAARRGRIEAAAAALQYGAEIEQLTGQSLSAQALRANHRAEAHDDRANTYSGTFQ
- the cysT gene encoding sulfate ABC transporter permease subunit CysT, with the protein product MKFKTKSPLPGFAPALFYTVLYLALIVVIPLSGLFFKTAELGLAQFWDLITGERVTHALMISFTTALAAAIINAVFGLIIAWVFVRYDFTGKGLFDAIIDLPFALPTAVAGIALSTLYSGSGWLGNLFNMVGIEIAFTPIGIVIALTFIGLPFVVRSVEPVLRELEKELEEAAASLGASRWQTLYHVVFPTLLPALLSGFALAFARGVGEYGSVIFIAGNVPYVSEVAPLLIVIKLEEYDYAGATAVAAAMLLISFVLLILINALQAWSQRYKASSGNVNAAPDKGFVA
- the cysW gene encoding sulfate ABC transporter permease subunit CysW — its product is MNPSTQKNSIKVAGHSAISEGKLTRWVLTTIALSFLILFLLLPLFTVFAEALRNGWQTYGKALSDADGLAAIRLTIIASAISVPLNLIFGVAAAWSIAKFEFRGKVLLTTLIDLPFSVSPVVTGLIFVLMFGASGWAAPLLDNTDIQILFALPGIVLVSIFVTFPFIARELIPLMQEQGSDEEQAALSLGANGWQTFWHVTLPNIRWGLLYGVLLCNARAMGEFGAVSVVSGHIRGETNTLPLHVEILYNEYNFAAAFAMASILASLALVTLAIKAVLEKAHGLKH
- a CDS encoding sulfate/molybdate ABC transporter ATP-binding protein yields the protein MEIQLSGISKQFGQFKALDNVGLNIQSGELLALLGPSGSGKTTLLRIIAGLESADTGSVYFDGVDMANTPLRERQIGFVFQHYALFKHMTLRENVSFGLRVKTRAFRRPAAAIRARADELLKLVQLGGLEDRYPHQLSGGQRQRVALARALAIDPKVLLLDEPFGALDAKVRKELRQWLRDLHQQTGVTTVFVTHDQEEALELADRVVIMQKGEIAQLGSVDQVYEQPASPLVFDFLGDSNIIAAQWRGDVVHVGDSAIGAYPSTANTAVLDEGAVDVYVRPSDLRIADAEQAGIDVVVNSIQRTGPIVRAEVSFAHSTFAQSHSTLRVELPHLHHDVPRFQIGATLRLRLMQFSVFAPQTITPVREQLSAPILIGRERERLAG
- a CDS encoding efflux RND transporter periplasmic adaptor subunit, with protein sequence MNVITLKTHSAFKLLSACLLMMLFAVQVCAAGSEREQASHDEHEEHGEEAHIALTQAQIAHAGLSLTSATGGTIREVLPVYGVVAANAERVQSVHARYRGIVRDLNKSLGDTVHKGEALVAVEANESLKTYAITSALNGVITQRNANVGEQTGDAPLLVVQDFSTLWVELSIFPKDLGDIKLGQSVRIISLDSTQTADGKIIYIAQQSSGVNQAITARVLIDNQGGEWKPGIFVKAQITRAEIAAPVILRNEAIQIIDNAPVIFVQGEEGFEPRLVTLGRSDGEVSEALSGLSIDEVYVSKNSFVLKSELGKEDAEHGH
- a CDS encoding heavy-metal-associated domain-containing protein; translated protein: MSASKRNTPSSVHNKTTLQLTILGMNCGACVGRITRALNELDGIDGVEINLAAKTADIIVNDADIDSDTIIAAIAEAGYQASPIALANHE